Proteins encoded together in one Gemmatimonadetes bacterium T265 window:
- a CDS encoding long-chain fatty acid transporter, which translates to MRLRAHARRRRNHRRWSHRWWPALAAAGAAATGVTAAAPVALAQGFGLNEIGSCAIARGFAVTSAPCDDASSLYWNPGAVSNLPMGVSAYVGGTAIGIKGKFTTDYTGRQYNSNVPTAFPPYVGLAVRTSPRLMLGIGAYVPYGLTSEWNNDFPGRFSAQKSALQNFYIQPTAAYELVPGRLSVGAGAILALSSIEIRQSLDFSQSPVPGAGVEGSGIPAGTTFGNLGVQPYTEFARARVNASGHGGGFTLGIHAHPVPSVSIGARYLSRVRIEYRNADVKFSTVAAADSVVFAANNPLGVPAGTSLQQVVAGQFASGGALAPGQSANTVITNPAQFQVGVAYTGLSNTTLSADFAQIQWSSFKTLPFNFTFAGGMPNTALSRLQLEDYKNSNSYRFGLEHRFPDAGGVAGRLGFAYSQAAAPDVTVTPLLPDMDRYNFGGGIGVPLSSLLGPGGRRYAVDLTYFRVETRGRRGRTGERPSEALTADQVNNGFYNLNANVVSASVRATF; encoded by the coding sequence ATGAGGCTTCGTGCGCACGCACGCCGGCGGCGGAACCACCGCCGGTGGAGCCACCGCTGGTGGCCCGCCCTCGCCGCCGCCGGTGCGGCCGCCACCGGCGTGACGGCCGCGGCCCCTGTCGCCCTCGCGCAGGGATTCGGTCTGAACGAGATCGGCAGCTGCGCCATCGCGCGCGGCTTCGCCGTCACCAGCGCCCCCTGCGACGACGCGTCGTCGCTCTACTGGAACCCGGGCGCCGTCAGCAACCTGCCGATGGGCGTCTCCGCCTACGTCGGCGGGACGGCCATCGGCATCAAGGGCAAGTTCACCACCGACTACACCGGCCGGCAGTACAACTCCAACGTGCCGACCGCTTTCCCGCCGTACGTCGGCCTCGCGGTCCGGACGTCGCCGCGCCTCATGCTCGGCATCGGCGCGTACGTGCCCTACGGCCTCACCTCGGAGTGGAACAACGACTTCCCCGGCCGCTTCTCGGCCCAGAAGTCCGCCCTCCAGAACTTCTACATCCAGCCCACCGCCGCGTACGAGCTCGTGCCCGGACGCCTCTCCGTCGGGGCGGGCGCCATCCTGGCCCTCTCCAGCATCGAGATCCGCCAGTCGCTCGACTTCTCGCAGAGCCCGGTGCCCGGCGCGGGCGTCGAGGGCAGCGGGATCCCAGCCGGCACCACGTTCGGCAACCTCGGCGTCCAGCCCTACACCGAGTTCGCCCGCGCCCGGGTGAACGCGTCCGGCCACGGCGGCGGCTTCACCCTCGGCATCCACGCGCACCCCGTGCCCTCGGTCTCGATCGGCGCTCGCTACCTGAGCCGCGTGCGCATCGAGTACCGCAACGCCGACGTCAAGTTCTCGACCGTGGCCGCGGCCGACAGCGTCGTCTTCGCGGCGAACAACCCGCTCGGCGTCCCGGCCGGCACCTCGCTGCAGCAGGTCGTCGCGGGACAGTTCGCCTCGGGCGGCGCGCTCGCCCCGGGGCAGTCGGCCAACACGGTGATCACGAACCCCGCCCAGTTCCAGGTCGGCGTCGCCTACACCGGGCTGTCCAACACGACCCTCTCGGCCGACTTCGCCCAGATCCAGTGGTCGTCGTTCAAGACGCTCCCGTTCAACTTCACGTTCGCCGGCGGCATGCCTAACACGGCGCTCTCGCGCCTGCAGCTCGAGGACTACAAGAACTCGAACTCCTACCGCTTCGGCCTCGAGCACCGCTTTCCCGACGCGGGCGGCGTCGCCGGCCGGCTCGGCTTCGCGTACTCGCAGGCCGCGGCGCCCGACGTCACCGTGACGCCGCTCCTCCCCGACATGGACCGCTACAACTTCGGCGGCGGAATTGGCGTCCCGCTCAGCAGCCTCCTCGGCCCGGGCGGCCGCCGCTACGCGGTCGACCTTACGTACTTCCGCGTCGAGACCCGCGGCCGCCGCGGCCGCACCGGCGAACGCCCGAGCGAAGCGCTCACGGCCGACCAGGTCAACAACGGCTTCTACAACCTGAACGCGAACGTCGTCTCGGCCAGCGTGCGGGCCACCTTCTGA
- a CDS encoding amidohydrolase: MSASLWICRRARGLAAVALAVVLGAACAAAPVRAQTPVRPPAAGPLAADLVVVNARVYTADAGRPLATALAVRGGRLAFVGDDGGARALRGPATRVVDLGGRTVLPGLVDAHGHLLELGLVLHQVDVAGTRAYAEVVRRVAEHARTHVAVAGNAWVLGHGWDQNAWGDTRFPTHDALSAAVPDRPVWLERIDGHAGLANAAAMRAAGVTRETRDPAGGRIERDAAGNPTGVFVDNAQALVARVVPPPSPDEARAALRDATAALHRYGLTGVHDPGEPRAVLELMEEMAGRGELELRTYAMVADDSAALAYYFARGPRSGLAGGRLWVRAVKLYADGALGSRGAALLEPYSDDAKNVGLLVSAPAHVRDVAVRALRAGFQVCTHAIGDRANRLVLDAYEAALQEVPTADHRFRIEHAQILHHDDVPRFARLGVIPSMQASHQTSDMYWAATRLGEGRLFGAYAWRSLLDAGSIVPNGSDFPVEQVNPLISFHAAVSRQDAAGWPAGGWHPEQRMTRDEALRSVTLWPAMAAFQERDLGSLTAGKYADFVVLDRDVMRAAPEEILGARVLATYVGGRAVYEAAPSASTR; the protein is encoded by the coding sequence ATGTCCGCGTCTTTGTGGATTTGCCGCCGCGCGCGCGGGCTCGCCGCCGTGGCGCTCGCGGTCGTACTCGGCGCCGCGTGCGCCGCGGCGCCGGTGCGCGCGCAGACGCCCGTGCGGCCGCCCGCGGCGGGGCCGCTCGCGGCCGATCTCGTGGTCGTCAACGCGCGCGTGTACACGGCGGACGCGGGGCGCCCGCTCGCGACGGCGCTCGCCGTGCGCGGCGGGCGGCTCGCCTTCGTGGGCGACGACGGCGGCGCGCGCGCGCTTCGCGGCCCGGCCACGCGCGTCGTCGACCTCGGCGGGCGCACGGTGCTCCCCGGCCTCGTCGACGCGCACGGCCACCTGCTCGAACTGGGGCTGGTGCTGCACCAGGTCGACGTCGCGGGCACGCGCGCGTACGCGGAGGTGGTGCGGCGGGTGGCCGAGCACGCGCGCACGCACGTCGCGGTCGCGGGGAACGCGTGGGTGCTGGGCCACGGGTGGGACCAGAACGCGTGGGGCGACACGCGCTTCCCGACGCACGACGCGCTGTCGGCCGCGGTGCCGGACCGGCCGGTGTGGCTGGAGCGGATCGACGGCCACGCGGGGCTCGCGAACGCGGCGGCGATGCGCGCGGCGGGCGTCACGCGCGAGACGCGCGACCCCGCGGGCGGGCGCATCGAGCGCGACGCGGCCGGGAACCCGACGGGCGTGTTCGTCGACAACGCGCAGGCGCTCGTCGCGCGCGTGGTCCCGCCGCCCTCGCCGGACGAGGCGCGGGCCGCGCTCCGCGACGCGACGGCGGCGCTACACCGGTACGGCCTCACGGGCGTGCACGACCCGGGCGAGCCGCGCGCGGTGCTCGAGCTCATGGAAGAGATGGCCGGGCGCGGGGAGCTGGAGCTGCGCACGTACGCGATGGTCGCCGACGATTCCGCCGCGCTCGCCTACTACTTCGCGCGCGGGCCGCGCTCGGGGCTGGCCGGCGGGCGGCTCTGGGTGCGCGCGGTCAAGCTCTACGCCGACGGCGCGTTAGGCAGCCGCGGCGCCGCGCTGCTCGAGCCGTACAGCGACGACGCCAAGAACGTGGGGCTCCTCGTGAGCGCGCCGGCCCACGTCCGCGACGTCGCCGTGCGCGCGCTGCGGGCCGGCTTCCAGGTCTGCACGCACGCGATCGGCGACCGCGCCAACCGCCTCGTGCTCGACGCCTACGAGGCGGCCTTGCAGGAAGTCCCGACCGCGGACCACCGCTTCCGGATCGAGCACGCGCAGATCCTCCACCACGACGACGTCCCGCGGTTCGCGCGGTTAGGCGTGATCCCGAGCATGCAGGCGAGCCACCAGACGAGCGACATGTACTGGGCGGCCACGCGGCTCGGCGAGGGGCGGCTGTTCGGCGCGTACGCGTGGCGCTCGCTGTTGGACGCGGGGAGCATCGTGCCGAACGGGAGTGACTTTCCCGTGGAGCAGGTGAACCCGCTGATCTCCTTCCACGCGGCGGTGAGCCGACAGGACGCGGCGGGGTGGCCCGCGGGCGGCTGGCACCCGGAGCAGCGGATGACCAGGGACGAGGCGCTCCGCTCGGTGACGCTCTGGCCGGCGATGGCGGCGTTCCAGGAGCGCGACCTCGGCTCGCTCACGGCCGGCAAGTACGCCGATTTCGTCGTGCTCGACCGCGACGTCATGCGCGCGGCACCGGAAGAGATTCTCGGGGCGCGGGTGCTCGCGACCTACGTCGGCGGGCGCGCGGTGTACGAGGCGGCGCCGTCGGCGTCCACGCGGTGA